In Malus sylvestris chromosome 2, drMalSylv7.2, whole genome shotgun sequence, the genomic stretch CAGGTCTTGCTGATCATGATAATTACCATGAATATTGTCGTCTTCTTGGACGATTCCGAATGAATTATCAGGTAATCTTTCTTCCTTTTGGTAATTTTGACATCAATCTTTTTCTCTAGTAAGAAATACCCTGGAGTCATTTTTGGTATCTTGGGTAACTCATTCAAATGAAGCGAGCTTAATGAATGTTGCATGCTTGTAAATTACTCTCTAAATATACCTACATTTTTCgttttgatttatatttatatgaaattgaTTTGTACCTTGAAAAGGTGGAACTTACGCTTTACGCTTGTAGTTTTGATTTTGACGTGAGATTTTACGTAGATGGTTTGTAATTTCTTTGTGGTGATTATGAAATTTATTTTCTGGTATGTAATCTTTCTTTGAGTTGATCTAGTTTACCGCTTATGCTTATTGAACTTCTAAATTTGTCGCAGTTGTCTGAGCTTGTGACTGTGGAAGGCTATAGTGACTGGATACGTTTAGTAGCAGAATTCACTTTAAAGTCTTTGCATTCCTGGAAGGTTGAATGTCTTTCACCACTTTTTTCCAAGCATTAGGAAAGAATATTGCATACTAAGCCGTTGAATGAAAACACTTCCACGATAAGTCAGTCTCACCCTTTCCTTTGGGTCGGCCACTGATCTTCCATTATATTTTATATCATGCAATTTCCTAAGTCTAATTTTTGTagatttttgggttttgctACATCCCATGTGAGTCTTGATCGGGCTTGCAATCCCTTACCTTctgtttacattaatcttcaGTTGCTTATCTGCATCTAGTCGTTTATTTTCAGTTGTAGTTACTCTTATCTTATAGTTTCCAGTTGTCACTCCCACTGTTTCTCTAACACaccgactctctctctctctctctctctctctctctctagttgtCCTAATGACATTTACTGCCATTATACATGAATATCACTATCTATGGTACCTTATAGTGCCTGGTAGCTGGAACTAATTATCCGGGTTGAGAAATTGCAACTTGCATTACTGAAACTTTGTCTTCTTTTCAGTGGGCCAGCAGCAGTGTATACTACCTTTTAGGACTATGGTCTAGATTGGTGACATCTGTACCATACTTGAAGGGTGATGCACCCAGCATGCTCGATGAATTTGTTCCTAAGATTACTGAAGGTTTCATCACATCAAGATTTAACTCCGTGCAGGTAAAAACCAAAACTTTTTCTGGGCCAGTACTGCAATTTTATGAAAGTTCTCTATATCTTCTCACTATTTTACAGGATGGATTGCTTGATGATCTTTCTGAGAACCCTTTAGACAACGTTGAACTTCTTCAAGATCAGTTGGATTGTTTTACACAAGTCTGTAGATTCCAGGTTTACCTCTACAAATGTTTTGTGCTTCTCGTTTTCAGTCTGAAGAAGTTATGGTTTTGCAATTCGTCAAATAAACAATTTTCTATTTGATAAAAAAGCATTTAAAATACATATCTTGACTTAGACACGTGGAACTGATCTGAATTTGTCAAAGTTGCCTCTGTGACCTTCTCTCTTTGGTTGCAGTATGAAAGCAGTAGCTTGTATATAATAAACATAGTGGAGCCTCTTTTGCAAGTCTACACGGTATGAGCATTTATAGTGAAGGATGCCTCttggaaattgaaaagaaaaatttctGGACTTCATGTCTTTAATCAATTCTTCTGACTTGAATAGGAAAGAGCTCGAGTTCAGACCAGTGATAACAGTGACCTCTCTGTTATTGAAGCGAAACTTGCTTGGATTGTTCATATAGTTGCTGCAGTTCTCAAGATAAAACAAAGTACTGGGTGCAGGTAAGGAAAACTAAACAACTTTATTGACCGAAAAATCCTGCTTTTACTCCTCTTCATTCATCTTGCTTTTCCCTTCATTGCTACCATGGaagattttttatgttttatatttttccttTGCAGTGCCGAGTCACAAGAAGTACTTGATGCAGAACTTTCAGCTCGCATCTTGCAGTTAATAAATGTCACTGACAGTGGGCTACACAGCCAGGTACAGCAGGAGCAATTACATCTTTCTGAATATTAGATATAGTAATCAAATATTTACCTTCTAAATGTATATTTTAGTATCTTTTTCTGCCTAAGATGGTACTGTTTTTATCATGGTTTGATATAAATGAAAGGGCGCACTGTAAAACTCTGCTGCTTTGGGCTTCAAGcactttggttaatatattcAGCCAAATTACTCGGTGTTAAGAGTGATATTCAACTCTAAAGATtgcctatttatttatttttttcttcattgggTGGTGCAATCAAAATTAACGAAAACTGTTCAACCCTGGCATTGGCAGAGGTATGGTGAAACAAGCAAGCAAAGACTTGATCGTGCAATTCTTACCTTTTTTCAACATTTTCGGAAGTCTTATGTGGGTGACCAGGCCATGCATTCTTCGAGGGTAAGTTTTTCCTAGCATTCTTTAAAGTTATGCTAGCATTCTTCTTGAGGCTTCTCCATTTGTTGCAGCAGTTATATGCTCGCCTTTCTGAGCTTCTGGGACTTCATGATCATCTTTTGATGTTAAATGTCATTGTTGGCAAGATTGCTACAAACCTGAAATGTTATACGGAGGTGAAATCTTTTTCATGCTTTACTCACGTTAAGTACATTTGGatattattttgcattttaattcTTGCCTATTTTCAGAATGAGGAGGTCATTGGTCACACCCTGAGCTTGTTCTTGGAGCTGGCGTCTGGGTTAGTTCTTTTCCTTCTGTATATGGTTTGGAAAATTGGAGTGCTTGTTGGTTTAAGAGAGCCTATTTTCCTTTTATCATATTTTGCTTATTGTAAGGCTAATTACTTTGCAGATACATGAGTGGCAAGCTACTCTTGAAGTTGGATACTGTCAAATTTATACTTGCCAATCATACTGTAAATCCAAATCTGAAATATCTATCTTTTGCATTTACACTTTTGATTTGAATATCTTGAACAGAATCCTGTATTTTGTGTGAAAAGGTCTCGTTTTGAATTTCTCTTTTCAGAGGGAGCATTTCCCTTTTCTGGAAGAGTATAGGTGTTCTCGCAGCAGAACAACTTTCTATTACATAATTGGCTGGTTAATATTCATGGAAGACAGCCCTGTCAAATTCAAATCTTCCATGGATCCACTTTTGcaagtactctctctctctctctctctctgtgtgcaCACATACAAAGACAAacatacaataaaaaaatgtttcatATGTGCATGCTGCAGAATCTGCATAGATGTTCCTGTGTGTTCTTTAAAATGCTTAACTACACACACTAGATACTGTCAAGTTTGGTATTGTATGGATTCATTTTAGTTACTCTTGTACTATATGTGGTACTTCAGGTTTTCGCCAATCTGGAATCAACTCCTGATTCAATGTTTCGTACTGATGCTGTAAAGTATCGACTAATTGGGTTGATGAGAGACCTTAGAGGAATTGCCATGGCCACAAATAGGTTAGTACTTTTTCATTTTCTGTATCGAATTTATAAGGCTTAACAATTTCTTATTCTTATGCTCTTCTTTAATATCTTCAGTCGCAGAACTTATGGCTTTCTGTTTGATTGGTTGTATCCTGCACACATGCCCCTTCTTTTGAAAGGAATCTTGCACTGGTCCGATACACCAGAGGTAAAGGACAATGTTAACTGCTTCCTTTGTCAAAAAATTCAACAGAGTTCTGCATTCGGTGGTTAAGCAATTATCTAAAATTTCATACTTTGAAATTGAACTTTTAGTACTAGTTGAAGATTTCTACATTTTCAGAAAgcttttaaaataaatgaatgtCTTTTGAATCATAAGTCTCTGCTTCTTGTTTGCATTATAGTTTTTAGCTAAGAGATCAGGTAAGGTtggataatattttattattttgaagcATATTAAAATACAACGGAAACAGGAAGTAGATCTCTCTCGGCTACATTTTATTCCTTCTTATTTCTTGCAAAGTTAATTTGTGTTATCTTCTCTCAATATTTTCCCAATATATGCTGCAGGTGACCACCCCTTTGTTGAAATTCATGGCTGAGTTTGCATTCAACAAAGCCCAACGCTTGACTTTTGATTCATCTTCTCCTAATGGAATACTTCTTTTTCGAGAAGTCAGTAAATTGATTGTTGCGTATGGGTCAAGGATTTTGTCTCTTCCAAATGTTGCGGATATATATGGCTTCAAATACAAGGGAATTTGGATTTCTTTAACTATTCTTACAAGAGGTGAGTCCACTAACCTCTTGTTTCTTGTAACAGTAATCACTTTGTTGAATCATTAATTGCATGATTATTCACTAGGTATACTTGTATCTTTATTCAGTTCTGAATGGTAAACTACTTTTTGAAAATGTTTTATCAGCTTTGTATGACAATTATCACTCTGTTTATATTGCACTTCTTGCATGTATATTCTTGAACATCTGACATATTGCTGTGGGTTTTTTCATTATTTCACTTTGgttggaaaacaaaactcatctgAGCTGCTCTCAAATGGTGTAATTTGTAGTCTGCAGATAGTTAGAATCATATTTCTGGGTGCAGGATAAGCAGTAAAAACAGCCTAGATCTGATGAAGGAAGGTCTGGCAAGAGCATGAataaatcataatttattagttGGCTAGTGGACTGTTATCTTTTTTTGGTAATCCTTAAATTGTTTACAAACTTGGTGTCGCAAACTTGTCATTCTCAAGTTGAGAGTCTTGTGACTAATGTGGGTACGCAATGAAGGTTGTTTATGGTTCGTTGGTTTAGAACAGTAGTCATTGTGACTAAATAATATGATGCTTATGCTTAAAAAAAAGGTTAATCTTTTGGCTCTTGAAAGTATTAATGGAATCATGTAAAGGTTTTAGCAATTGGATTGAATTTAGTGCAAAGTTTAGCGGCTGTTTGGTATCCTTCTTGgatccaattttttgtttttgaaaataatgaaGTAGTGAGTACTAAGTAATTTAGCTTCATCTTGCAAACCAAAAATTAGATACAAGAAGGTACCAAACAGCCCTTTAAAGATGCTGAAACATGTATCATTGTTTAAAATAATTAGAGGAAACCCATCTATTTGCTTAGTTCAACAACCAAGCTCAAAGTGAATGGATTGGAATTCCTATAAAGAAGCTGATGATTATATTGTGTTTTTCAATTGCCATTTTTTGTCTGTGTTTTAGGAAAGCACCTCaagttgttttttcttttccttttactGTTGTTCTTTCCAAATTGAAAACAGCAAACAAAGGAATAAAGTTCTTTTGCAAGGTTGTACTTTCAATTCATTTCTTGACTCTACCACAACATTGTTGGTACTAGTTTTTAACTAGAAATCCTGTAGTGGCTCTTCCCCTGCTTTCCTTGttgaattaaaaaaaggaaatagCTCCTTGTACAAATGTTATGTTATGAGCTGATTTTAGGATTTTTTCAAATGATAGCTCTTGCTGGAAACTATGTCAACTTTGGGGTGTTTGAGCTATATGGTGATAGAGCGCTTGCTGATGCACTTGATATTGCACTGAAGATGACATTATCAATTCCTTTGGCTGATGTATTGGCATTCCGCAAGGTACATTAGCTTATGTTTGTTAGTCTTCTTTGCATCTATTAGTTTTGAGTACCTGGTAGGAGTTGTTTGATATGATTTCGACGGCGAAATGAAGGTATGaaacaaaaacttgaaattgaaaacaacttAAAATGGGTTTTTTTTCCCTGgtagttttcatttttgtgcACTATTCCTACCAGTGCTTTCAGAGGCTAAAAACTGTTTTTCTTCTCAATTTCTAAGAAACAATGGGAAATGAGAAAACAGTATGGCTCTGAACACTAAATATGCAATTTATGAAGTCTGAAATTTATGCTATCCTATTCTTTAGTTTGTCCTTGCTAAAATCCTATCATGCTGATGCATTTTGATGCTTTAAACTCTTACTCTGCTTACTCGATTCAGATAAATTCAGATATAAGGCTCTTTAATTTTATCTTTCGTTAAGTTATTCCTCTTGCCTAAAATTTGGAAGGTGGTCTTTATTGGAATTTCTTACTTTTGCAGCTGACAAAGGCCTATTTTGCATTCTTGGAGGTTTTATTCAACAGCCATATAGTGTATATATTGAATCTGGATACCAGTACTTTTATGCATATAGTTGGGTCCCTTGAGTCTGGGATTAAAGGTTTCGATGCAGGCATCGCATCGCAGGTACGTGTTATGCCTCTATTCTCTATTTTTTGGTCAAAGTTATGCCTCTATTCTATGGACGAAATAACTCTTCATCGTCAATTGCATGTCTCAAATTTAAGGCTGCACTTTGAAAGAATAACTTATTACTGAACTGTTTTTTTGCATTTGTTTTCCTCTGTTTAGCTCAACTAGAAGGTCAGATAGAATAATGTGTACtagcaaaaataaaactaaCCTGAAATGTAGAAATCATCTTGTGCTATCAAGGGCACAAGTCGTGTTTTGGAATAAGCTTAAACCTTCCCTTGCCAGAATTTGTACTCCCTCAAGTCCAATTCTCACCCTACCCTCATCAGTCTTTGGAAACTTTCAGGAGGTTACCAGTCAGGCAGTGGAAAATTCCAAAATGATGAACAGTTGGCCACTGCTAAGTGCGAAGTGTTAACTTCCAAACATTGAACGCTGTAGAAGTTTTTTAGAAGTCTAATGTTAAAAATTTTGGAAAAAGTTATTGCACTGGAGAAGTTTTTGGTGACATGATTCTGTGTTACCAACTGGCCAGTTTTGTCTGCATCTGCCACattaattttacaatttatttcaTTATTCAATTTCAAACTTTACCTTTTTCTCCAGTGTGCATCAGCTGTTGAAACTTTGGCTGCTTTCTACTTCAACAACATAACCATGGGTGAGGCACCCACATCACCTACTGCGGTCAATCTTGCTCGTCACATTTCAGACTGCCCCAACTTGTTTCCAGAAGTAAGGATGCTTATGCTCTATTACTCTTTTGTTATCTGTCTTAGAATCTTTGTTAAGATGCCCATTTCTTGTGGTTCAGTAATTGTAATTTTGTTAAATATTAACATAGTACTATCTTTATCCATTAGATTCTGTT encodes the following:
- the LOC126599744 gene encoding uncharacterized protein LOC126599744 isoform X2; this translates as MEGLRQLEALCERLYNSQDSVERAHAENTLKCFSVNIEYISQCQYILDNAMTPYALMLASSSLLKQVTEQKLALQLRLDIWNYLINYLATRGRELQPFVTASLIQLLCRLTKFGWFDDDRFRDVVKESMNFLNQATSDHYAIGLKILNQLVSEMSQPNPGLPSTHHRRVACSFRDQSLFQIFQISLTSLRQLESNVASRLQELALSLSLKCLSFDFVGTSIDESSEEFGTVQIPSGWKSTLEDPATLQVFFDYYANTKPPLSKEALECLVRLASVRRSLFTSDPARSNYLSHLITGTKEILQTGQGLADHDNYHEYCRLLGRFRMNYQLSELVTVEGYSDWIRLVAEFTLKSLHSWKWASSSVYYLLGLWSRLVTSVPYLKGDAPSMLDEFVPKITEGFITSRFNSVQDGLLDDLSENPLDNVELLQDQLDCFTQVCRFQYESSSLYIINIVEPLLQVYTERARVQTSDNSDLSVIEAKLAWIVHIVAAVLKIKQSTGCSAESQEVLDAELSARILQLINVTDSGLHSQRYGETSKQRLDRAILTFFQHFRKSYVGDQAMHSSRLYARLSELLGLHDHLLMLNVIVGKIATNLKCYTENEEVIGHTLSLFLELASGYMSGKLLLKLDTVKFILANHTREHFPFLEEYRCSRSRTTFYYIIGWLIFMEDSPVKFKSSMDPLLQVFANLESTPDSMFRTDAVKYRLIGLMRDLRGIAMATNSRRTYGFLFDWLYPAHMPLLLKGILHWSDTPEVTTPLLKFMAEFAFNKAQRLTFDSSSPNGILLFREVSKLIVAYGSRILSLPNVADIYGFKYKGIWISLTILTRALAGNYVNFGVFELYGDRALADALDIALKMTLSIPLADVLAFRKLTKAYFAFLEVLFNSHIVYILNLDTSTFMHIVGSLESGIKGFDAGIASQCASAVETLAAFYFNNITMGEAPTSPTAVNLARHISDCPNLFPEVLKTLFEIVLFEESNNQWNFSRPMLSLILINEQIFSDLKAHILASQQADQHQRLSQCFDKLMVDVTRSLDTKNRDKFAQNLTVFRRDFRLK
- the LOC126599744 gene encoding uncharacterized protein LOC126599744 isoform X1, with the translated sequence MEGLRQLEALCERLYNSQDSVERAHAENTLKCFSVNIEYISQCQYILDNAMTPYALMLASSSLLKQVTEQKLALQLRLDIWNYLINYLATRGRELQPFVTASLIQLLCRLTKFGWFDDDRFRDVVKESMNFLNQATSDHYAIGLKILNQLVSEMSQPNPGLPSTHHRRVACSFRDQSLFQIFQISLTSLRQLESNVASRLQELALSLSLKCLSFDFVGTSIDESSEEFGTVQIPSGWKSTLEDPATLQVFFDYYANTKPPLSKEALECLVRLASVRRSLFTSDPARSNYLSHLITGTKEILQTGQGLADHDNYHEYCRLLGRFRMNYQLSELVTVEGYSDWIRLVAEFTLKSLHSWKWASSSVYYLLGLWSRLVTSVPYLKGDAPSMLDEFVPKITEGFITSRFNSVQDGLLDDLSENPLDNVELLQDQLDCFTQVCRFQYESSSLYIINIVEPLLQVYTERARVQTSDNSDLSVIEAKLAWIVHIVAAVLKIKQSTGCSAESQEVLDAELSARILQLINVTDSGLHSQRYGETSKQRLDRAILTFFQHFRKSYVGDQAMHSSRQLYARLSELLGLHDHLLMLNVIVGKIATNLKCYTENEEVIGHTLSLFLELASGYMSGKLLLKLDTVKFILANHTREHFPFLEEYRCSRSRTTFYYIIGWLIFMEDSPVKFKSSMDPLLQVFANLESTPDSMFRTDAVKYRLIGLMRDLRGIAMATNSRRTYGFLFDWLYPAHMPLLLKGILHWSDTPEVTTPLLKFMAEFAFNKAQRLTFDSSSPNGILLFREVSKLIVAYGSRILSLPNVADIYGFKYKGIWISLTILTRALAGNYVNFGVFELYGDRALADALDIALKMTLSIPLADVLAFRKLTKAYFAFLEVLFNSHIVYILNLDTSTFMHIVGSLESGIKGFDAGIASQCASAVETLAAFYFNNITMGEAPTSPTAVNLARHISDCPNLFPEVLKTLFEIVLFEESNNQWNFSRPMLSLILINEQIFSDLKAHILASQQADQHQRLSQCFDKLMVDVTRSLDTKNRDKFAQNLTVFRRDFRLK